One Falco naumanni isolate bFalNau1 chromosome 12, bFalNau1.pat, whole genome shotgun sequence genomic region harbors:
- the MEMO1 gene encoding protein MEMO1 isoform X2, translating into MQDIPIVDLVQPMLTNKWILILPEKFSFLGLPITCPFPDVHFPVWTFIEHLCMISELTKRFMENCGRLECLSVCPYRQMKMNTVLKCICLILLKPWKGQRFRYSYYDESQGEIYRSIEHLDKMGMSIIEQLDPVSFSNYLKKYHNTICGRHPIGVLLNAINELQKNGMNMSFSFLNYAQSSQCRNWQDSSVSYAAGALMVH; encoded by the exons ATGCAGGATATACCTATTGTGGATCTTGTGCAGCCCATGCTTACAAACAAGTGGATCCTAATATTAC CCGAAAAATTTTCATTCTTGGGCCTTCCCATCACGTGCCCCTTTCCCGATGTGCACTTTCCAGTGTGGACATTTATAGAACACCTCTGTATGATCTCCGAATTGACCAAAAGA tttatGGAGAATTGTGGAAGACTGGAATGTTTGAGCGTATGTCCCTACAGACAGATGAAGATGAACACAGTATTGAAATGCATTTGCCTTATACTGCTAAAGCCATGGAAAG GTCAGAGGTTCCGTTACAGTTACTATGATGAATCCCAAGGAGAAATTTATAGATCCATTGAGCACCTAGATAAAATG GGTATGAGCATTATAGAGCAGCTAGATCCTGTATCTTTTAGCAATTACTTGAAGAAATACCATAATACAATATGTGGAAGACATCCTATTGGCGTATTATTAAAT GCTATCAATGAGCTCCAGAAGAATGGAATGAATATgagcttttcatttttgaatTATGCTCAGTCAAGCCAGTGTCGAAACTGGCAAGACAGCTCAGTGAGTTATGCAGCTGGAGCACTTATGGTCCACTGA
- the MEMO1 gene encoding protein MEMO1 isoform X1, with product MSNRVLCREASHAGSWYTASGPQLNAQLEGWLSQVQSTKRPARAIIAPHAGYTYCGSCAAHAYKQVDPNITRKIFILGPSHHVPLSRCALSSVDIYRTPLYDLRIDQKIYGELWKTGMFERMSLQTDEDEHSIEMHLPYTAKAMESHKDEFTIIPVLVGALSESKEQEFGKLFSKYLADPSNLFVVSSDFCHWGQRFRYSYYDESQGEIYRSIEHLDKMGMSIIEQLDPVSFSNYLKKYHNTICGRHPIGVLLNAINELQKNGMNMSFSFLNYAQSSQCRNWQDSSVSYAAGALMVH from the exons GACCCCAGCTGAATGCACAACTAGAAGGTTGGCTTTCTCAAGTACAGTCCACAAAAAGACCTGCTAGAGCCATTATTGCACC CCATGCAGGATATACCTATTGTGGATCTTGTGCAGCCCATGCTTACAAACAAGTGGATCCTAATATTAC CCGAAAAATTTTCATTCTTGGGCCTTCCCATCACGTGCCCCTTTCCCGATGTGCACTTTCCAGTGTGGACATTTATAGAACACCTCTGTATGATCTCCGAATTGACCAAAAGA tttatGGAGAATTGTGGAAGACTGGAATGTTTGAGCGTATGTCCCTACAGACAGATGAAGATGAACACAGTATTGAAATGCATTTGCCTTATACTGCTAAAGCCATGGAAAG CCATAAGGATGAGTTTACTATTATTCCTGTGTTGGTCGGAGCACTGAGTGAGTCAAAAGAGCAGGAATTTGGAAAACTCTTCAGTAAATACCTGGCTGACCCTAGTAACCTCTTTGTGGTTTCTTCTGACTTTTGCCATTGGG GTCAGAGGTTCCGTTACAGTTACTATGATGAATCCCAAGGAGAAATTTATAGATCCATTGAGCACCTAGATAAAATG GGTATGAGCATTATAGAGCAGCTAGATCCTGTATCTTTTAGCAATTACTTGAAGAAATACCATAATACAATATGTGGAAGACATCCTATTGGCGTATTATTAAAT GCTATCAATGAGCTCCAGAAGAATGGAATGAATATgagcttttcatttttgaatTATGCTCAGTCAAGCCAGTGTCGAAACTGGCAAGACAGCTCAGTGAGTTATGCAGCTGGAGCACTTATGGTCCACTGA